AGTTAACGGATATAAGAATTCATGAATACCAATCGGAGTTCCAGATTTATAACGTTTGGTGAAGTCCTCACGCTCAAGCATTCTTGCAACTGTGTATTGGGCTGACATTGTGATGAACTCTTGCGGAGTCATCTTGCCAATCCAAGATGAGTTGTAAACGATCTCTGTTTTTTCAGGATCTAGAATTTTAAAAATCTGCTTAGCGTAGGTTTTACCGTTTTCTTCAATTTGTTCGCGGCTTAGCATGGGGCGCGTGGTGTTTTTACCAGACGGGTCCCCGATCATCGCGGTGAAATCCCCAATCAGGAATTGAACCTTGTGGCCCAAATCCTGGAAGGTTTTTAGTTTATTGATAACAACCGTGTGACCAATATGAATATCCGGGCGAGTTGGATCTGCACCCAACTTAATATTCAAAGGTTTCCCTTTTTTAAGTTTCTTAAGCATCTCTTCGTCGTTGATAAACTCTGCAACGCCGAATTTGATTCTTTCTAACTGCTCGCGAGGATCTAGAAAACTCATACTTACCTTCTTAACAATTAGCGAGCATGCTCGACAGAACGGGTTTCACGAACCACCGTGATTTTGATCGTACCAGCTTGTGGCATCTCACGCTCAATTTTACGAGCGATATCACGAGACAACATCACAGCTTGGTCATCAGTCACTTTGCTGCTTTCAACTAAAACGCGAACATCTTTACCGGCTTGAAGAGCCAAAGTTTTAAGAACGCCATCAAAGCTGTTACCGATGCTTTCAAGGTCTTCCAAACGGTGAATGAATGAATCCATTTGTGGACGACGAGCGCCCGGACGAGAGCTAGAAAGAATGTAAGCGGCATGAACAATCCACGCCAGGATCGAATGAGGTTTTTCCTCTTCATCATGGGAACGGATCGCATGGCATACGTCTTCTGATTCGTTATATTTTTTCGCGTACTCAGCACCAACAAAAGCGTAGCTGCCTTCTGCAGTGTGATCGATAGCTTTACCGATGTTGTGCAATAGACCTGCTCTGCGGGCTTGTTTTACGTTCACACCCACTTCACCAGCAAGAAGACCGGCGATGTTTGCCACTTCCAAAGCTTGGTTTAAAGCATTTTGACCTTGGTAGGAACGGTATTTCAAACCACCGATGATCTTGATCAATTCCGGGTGCATGTTCGGAATACCAAGTTCCATCACATGGCGTTCGCCTTCTTCTTTGATGGATTTCATCAATTCAGAACGCTGCTTTTCAACGACTTCTTCAATACGTGCCGGATGCACGCGGCCGTCTTCCATTAGTTTTTCAATCGTCTTACGAGCCAGTTCGCGGCGAACTGGATCGAAACCAGAAATAACCACTGCTTCCGGAGTATCATCCACGATTAAATCCACACCGCAAAGCGCTTCAAGGGTACGAATGTTACGACCTTCACGACCGATGATTTTACCCTTCATCTCGTCATTTGGCAGAGCAAGAACACTGACTGTACGCTCTGAGGTGTATTCAGAAGCAAAACGAGAAAGGGCCGTTGCCAAAATTCTTTTCGCTTTTTTATCAGATTCTTTGTGGGCTTCTTCTTCGATTTGCGCGATCTTTTTAGCGGCCTCTTGTTTTGCTTCATCTTCAAGAGCGCTCAAAAGTTGGCGGCGAGCTTCGTCCTGGGTCATTGCGGCTACTGACTCTAACTTTTGTTTTAGCTCCCCGATTTGCGCTTCGCCTTTTTTCTCTAGATCTTTAATACGATTTTCAGAAATAGCGATTTTTTCTTCGCGGTCTTTAAGCGTATTTAGGTAACGCTCGTTTTCTTCCATCTTTGCCTTGAACTGGTCGTCAATTTCTTTCAAACGGCGTTCTAGCTGAGATTCTTTGTTTTTTACTGTCGATTTTTGCTTATGAATATCAGCTTCGACATTTTTTCTAGCGCGGACTTCGAAGTCCTTGGCTTTTGTTTCTGAATCCTTTTTGATTTTAGCGGCTTCAGATTTTGCTTTGTTAACGATTCTTTCAGCTTCAACGCGGGCTGATTTCTTTTTGTTTTCGTCTTGAATACGTTTAACAACAAAAACAATCGCTCCGCCAACAATGATGCTGATAAGTGCGGTGATGACTAATTCCATGATCCTTACTCCTGGGTGCTATCTATGCTTGCTGCAATCAATAAGGCCTGTTTCTGTTATGATGTAATCCATCACAATATCGTGGGCCTCGGTGGGCAGTCGGTCTTCGCTGACTTGAAAATCAAAACAAATTCCAACTTTAACCCCCTGGTAGGAAGCCAAGGTCTTATCGTAAAAACCCTTGCCCTTTCCCAGGCGATTGCCGTTCTTATTAAAAACTAATCCGGGGATCAGCAGACCATCGATAGAGGTGATGTCTTTTTGAGGAGAGTCTTGGGACGGTTCCCACACTCCATAAGGTCCAAGCGCAAAGTCGCGCGCCTCAAAAAAATCCAAATGG
This is a stretch of genomic DNA from Bdellovibrio reynosensis. It encodes these proteins:
- the rny gene encoding ribonuclease Y, with translation MELVITALISIIVGGAIVFVVKRIQDENKKKSARVEAERIVNKAKSEAAKIKKDSETKAKDFEVRARKNVEADIHKQKSTVKNKESQLERRLKEIDDQFKAKMEENERYLNTLKDREEKIAISENRIKDLEKKGEAQIGELKQKLESVAAMTQDEARRQLLSALEDEAKQEAAKKIAQIEEEAHKESDKKAKRILATALSRFASEYTSERTVSVLALPNDEMKGKIIGREGRNIRTLEALCGVDLIVDDTPEAVVISGFDPVRRELARKTIEKLMEDGRVHPARIEEVVEKQRSELMKSIKEEGERHVMELGIPNMHPELIKIIGGLKYRSYQGQNALNQALEVANIAGLLAGEVGVNVKQARRAGLLHNIGKAIDHTAEGSYAFVGAEYAKKYNESEDVCHAIRSHDEEEKPHSILAWIVHAAYILSSSRPGARRPQMDSFIHRLEDLESIGNSFDGVLKTLALQAGKDVRVLVESSKVTDDQAVMLSRDIARKIEREMPQAGTIKITVVRETRSVEHAR
- a CDS encoding 5-formyltetrahydrofolate cyclo-ligase, which codes for MSGSWSSKKECRSFFKSLCASQFAQGLVQNQQQLDLHIRDFLKSQSGVWGAYRGLPEEAKVEDVKNISHLSWVFPRMREGHLDFFEARDFALGPYGVWEPSQDSPQKDITSIDGLLIPGLVFNKNGNRLGKGKGFYDKTLASYQGVKVGICFDFQVSEDRLPTEAHDIVMDYIITETGLIDCSKHR